The Rouxiella sp. WC2420 region GGTAATTGCACGCGGGACTCCAGGCTTCTCTGGTGCTGACCTTGCGAACCTGGTCAACGAAGCGGCGCTGTTCTCGGCACGTGGCAACAAGCGCGTGGTGTCGATGGTCGAGTTCGAAAAAGCCAAAGACAAAATCATGATGGGGGCCGAACGTCGCTCCATGGTGATGACCGAAGCGCAGAAAGAATCGACTGCGTATCACGAAGCGGGTCATGCCATTATTGGCTGGTTACTGAAAGACAAGGGTCATGACCCGGTTCACAAAGTAACCATCATCCCTCGTGGTCGCGCATTGGGTGTGACGTTCTTCCTGCCGGAAGGCGACGCAATCAGCGCAAGCCGTGAAAAACTTGAAAGCCAGATCTCCACGCTTTACGGCGGTCGTTTGGCTGAAGAGATTATCTACGGTGCAGGTAAAGTTTCTACCGGTGCGTCTAACGATATCAAAGTTGCTACCTCGATTGCCCGTAACATGGTCACTCAGTGGGGCTTCTCCGAGAAACTGGGTCCGCTTCTGTATGCAGAAGAAGAGGGCGAGGTGTTCCTGGGTCGTTCAGTGGCGAAAGCCAAGCACATGTCTGATGAAACTGCGCGTATTATCGACCAGGAAGTTAAGTCGTTAATCGAAACCAACTACAAGCGTGCTCGTGAGATTCTGGATGCCAACATGGATATCCTGCATAGCATGACTAAAGCGCTGATGACGTACGAAACCATCGATGCCCCGCAGATCGACGATCTGATGACCCGCAAAGATGTCGTTCGTCCGCCAGCAGGTTGGGATGCTGCAACCAGCACTGGTTCAGATGACAGTAACAACGGTACGCCTAAAGCGCCAACGCCAGTTGACGAGCCACGTACGCCTAACCCGGGCAATACGATGTGCGAGCAGTTCAGCGGCAAGTAAGCAGCTGATGACAGGCTTTGCTTCGGCAGTCTGTACTGACTAAAATAAAACCCCGGCTTCGACCGGGGTTTTTTTATGCTGATCCGATACAGTACAGCGAACAAAAAGCATTGCGTATTAGAACAAACTGACAGGAATATCACCATGCAGCTCACCGCAAACGGCAGCACTCTGAATCTTGCTTTTCCTCAGGTTATGGGGATCCTCAACGTCACACCTGACTCCTTCTCTGACGGCGGACGCCATAACAGCCTCGAACTGGCGATTAAGCATGCCCATGAAATGGTCGATGCTGGTGCCACCATTCTCGACATTGGTGGCGAATCGACGCGTCCAGGTGCTGCCGAGGTGAGTGATGACGAAGAGTTATCGCGGGTAGTTCCGGTGGTGGAAGCGCTGGCAAAACGCTTTGACGTCTGGCTGTCGGTCGATACTTCAAAGGCGTCGGTGATTCGCGAATCTGCCCATGCTGGCGCACATCTGATTAATGATATCCGCTCGCTGCAAGAGCCGGGTGCGATGCAGGCAGCGGCTGCGAGCGGGCTTCCAGTTTGCCTGATGCACATGCAGGGCAATCCAAAAACAATGCAGCAATCGCCGCAATATGGCGATTTAGTGGCTGAAGTCGACCAGTATTTTGTGCAACATATTGCCCAGTGCATTGATGCCGGTATTGCGAAAGAGAAATTGTTGCTCGACCCGGGCTTCGGTTTCGGTAAGAATTTAAATCATAACTATGAGTTACTAGCCAGACTGGCTGAGTTTCATCATTTTGGTTTACCGCTACTCGTCGGAATGTCGAGAAAATCGATGATTGGCCAACTGTTGCACGTTTCTCCTGAACAACGCGTCGCAGGCAGTGTAGCCTGTGCCGTTATTGCCGCCATGCAGGGTGCACAAATTGTACGCGTGCATGACGTCAGGGAAACGGTGCAGGCCATGCGTATCGTCGAAGCAACACTTTCAGCTAAGAAGGGATGAAGAAAAATTATGAGCAACCGTAAATACTTTGGTACAGACGGCATTCGTGGCAAGGTTGGCGATACCCCGATTACGCCTGATTTTGTACTGAAGCTCGGTTGGGCGGCAGGTAAAGTCCTGGCTCGCCACAGCTCAGGAAAAGTCATTATTGGCAAAGATACCCGTATTTCTGGCTATATGCTGGAGTCGGCGCTTGAGGCGGGTTTGGCGGCTGCCGGCCTTTCTGCTTCGTTTACAGGCCCTATGCCGACCCCGGCAATTGCCTATCTGACCCGTACCTTCCGCGCCGAGGCAGGTATCGTTATCTCCGCATCGCATAATCCATTTTACGATAACGGCATTAAGTTCTTCTCCACTGACGGCACCAAGCTGCCTGACCATGTAGAAGAAGCGATCGAAGCCGAGATGGAAAAACCGCTGACCTGCGTTGACTCGGCCGAATTGGGTAAAGCCAGCCGCATTGTCGATGCCGCGGGGCGTTACATCGAATTCTGTAAAGGCACTTTTCCTGCCGAACTTAGCCTTAGCAGCCTAAAAATTGTGGTCGACTGTGCCAATGGCGCAACTTACCACATCGCCCCAAGCGTAATGCGTGAGTTGGGGGCGAAGGTGATTGCCATCGGCTGTGAGCCCGACGGCATGAACATTAATGAAGGCTGTGGAGCGACCGATGTCACCCTCCTACAGCAACGCGTGCTTGAAGAAAAAGCCGATCTCGGCCTGGCATTTGACGGCGATGGCGACCGCATCATCATGGTCGACAATCAGGGAAACAAGGTCGATGGCGACCAAATTCTCTACATCATTGCTCGTGAGGCACTGCGCCAGGGGCAGCTACGCGGCGGCGTTGTCGGCACGCTAATGAGCAATATGGGGCTGGAACTGGCACTTAAGCAGTTAGGTATTCCATTTGCTCGTGCCAAAGTAGGTGACCGCTATGTGCTTGAGAAGCTGAAGGAAAAAGGCTGGCGAACTGGCGCAGAAAACTCCGGACACGTCATACTGCTCGACAAAACCACCACCGGTGACGGCATTGTCGCTGGTTTGCAAGTGCTTACAGCAATGGTGCGTAACCACATGAGCCTGCATGACCTTTGTAGTGGTATGAAACTGTTGCCGCAAATTCTGGTCAATGTGCGCTTCTCCGGCGAGGGCGATCCTTTGCAGGATGTCGAGGTGAAACGCATCACCGCCGAGGTAGAAAATCAGCTAGCGGGTAAGGGGCGTGTGCTGTTGCGTAAATCGGGCACCGAGCCGTTGATTCGCGTGATGGTAGAGGGCGAAGATGCTGCACTGGTAGAAAGCCTGGCTAATCGTATTGCCGAAGCGGTAAAAGCGGTTTAAAACAGTCTAAATAAGTTAAGGACGGCATGAAGTCCCATGTCGTCGAAGTTTTTTCTTTACCTCAATGGGAACCGTGTTGCTCAAGTTCTCGCCGGAAAAGGTGCTAAATAGCTGCTTTTGTCGCTTTTTTCCGCAATCGAACGCGAAGGTGAAAATTGCTCTTGCACGAGCATAACGGTTTGGTTAGTATTCACACCCGCTTCAGTAGGTCCTTGAAGACCTACGGCTAATCATAGTAAGAAGCTGGTGAGAAGCAATTAGCACGCGGTGAACCCGCAAGGATACAGGTACAACTATGTACGATGCTCTTCTGGTGATTTTCCTTATCGTGGCAATCGGCCTTGTCGGTCTGGTTATGCTGCAACAAGGTAAAGGTGCAGATATGGGAGCCTCTTTCGGAGCAGGTGCATCAGGCACATTGTTCGGTTCGAGCGGTTCCGGTAACTTTATGACCCGCATGACGGCTATTTTGGCGGCGCTGTTCTTCGTCATTAGTTTGATCCTGGGGAACATGAGCACCAATAAAAGCCAAAAAGGCAGCGAGTGGGAAAACCTGAGTCAGCCAGCAAAAACTGAGCAGACAACTGCACCGGCCGCACCAACAGGCCCAAGCAGCGATATTCCTAAGTAAGTTGCTGACCAGTAGTTGAAGTAGATTAGTAAGTTAGAAGCAAAGAGTTTTAAACAATTGCAATTACTCGGACAGTAAGCGCGATTGTGAAAAAAAGAGTGCCGAGGTGGTGGAATTGGTAGACACGCTACCTTGAGGTGGTAGTGCCCGAATGGGCTTACGGGTTCAAGTCCCGTCCTCGGTACCAATCTTTTGATGACTTGCATTCTTGCGGTTATCAGCGTAGTATTTTGCGGCATCAAGTCGCGACAATATGTACGCGTTACGTTGTTTTCGGACGCGGGGTGGAGCAGCCTGGTAGCTCGTCGGGCTCATAACCCGAAGGTCGTCGGTTCAAATCCGGCCCCCGCAACCACTTTCCTCAAGTATTTGTTTTCAAATATACTGCTAGTATCTCCCTGGTGCTTACGAGTATCCATTTGAAAAAAATCCTTTTGAAAGTGCACCGAAGCCGCCATGCGGCAAATAGGGTCCAGTTGCATAAAGCCCCGATTTATCGGGGTTTTTTGTTATTTGGCAACAGAATCACTGGGCTATTAGGCCCTTTTTTTATGTCTTGGGGGTGGACTTGTCCACATTAGAACAAAAATTAACAGAGATGATTTCAGCACCAGTCGAAGCATTAGGTTTCGAGCTGGTAGGTATTGAGTTCGTTCGAGCTCGCCAATCGACACTACGCATCTATATTGATAGTGAAGACGGGATCAACGTTGATGATTGTGCTGATGTCAGCCACCAGGTTAGCGCTGTACTCGAAGTAGAAGACCCGATTACCGTTGCATATAACCTGGAAGTTTCCTCCCCGGGCCTCGATCGCCCTATGTTCACCGCAGAACATTATCAACGTTTCATCGGTGATGAAGTCAGCGTGGTATTGCGTATGGCTATGCAGAACCGCCGCAAGTGGCAGGGAATAATCAAGGCTGTCGAAGGCGAAATGATCACGGTTACGGTGGATGGGAAAGACGAAGTGTTCGCACTGAGCAACATCCAGAAGGCGAACCTGGTACCCCACTTTTAAAGTTAGGATGAGGCAACTAGGATGAATAAAGAAATTCTGGCTGTTGTTGAAGCAGTTTCGAATGAAAAGTCCCTCCCGCGCGAGAAAATTTTTGAAGCGCTGGAAACTGCATTGTCGACAGCAACCAAAAAGAAATACGAGCAGGAAATCGAAGTTCGCGTCACCATCGACCGTAAAACCGGCGACTTTGACACCTTCCGCCGCTGGGTAGCTGTAGATGAAGTGACCCAACCGACCCGTGAAATCACGCTCGAAGCTGCTCAATACGAAGATCCATCCATTGAATTGGGTGACTACATCGAAGATCAAATCGAATCTGTCACCTTTGACCGTATCACCACGCAAACTGCCAAACAGGTTATCGTACAAAAAGTACGTGAAGCCGAGCGTGCTATGGTGGTCGATGCATTCCGCGAACAGGAAGGCGAGATAGTCACCGGCGTAGTCAAAAAAGTTAACCGTGACAGTATCGCCCTGGATCTAGGTAGTAACGCTGAAGCCGTTATCCTGCGCGAAGACATGCTGCCTCGTGAGAATTTCCGCTCGGGTGACCGTATTCGCGGCGTACTTTACGCTGTGCGTCCTGAGGCTCGCGGTGCTCAACTGTTTGTTAGCCGTTCACGTAACGAGATGCTGGTTGAACTGTTCCGCATCGAAGTACCAGAAATCGGCGAAGAATTAATTGAAATCAAAGCCGCTGCCCGCGATCCGGGTTCACGCGCCAAGATTGCAGTTAAAACCAACGATAAGCGTATCGACCCTGTCGGTGCTTGTGTC contains the following coding sequences:
- the folP gene encoding dihydropteroate synthase gives rise to the protein MQLTANGSTLNLAFPQVMGILNVTPDSFSDGGRHNSLELAIKHAHEMVDAGATILDIGGESTRPGAAEVSDDEELSRVVPVVEALAKRFDVWLSVDTSKASVIRESAHAGAHLINDIRSLQEPGAMQAAAASGLPVCLMHMQGNPKTMQQSPQYGDLVAEVDQYFVQHIAQCIDAGIAKEKLLLDPGFGFGKNLNHNYELLARLAEFHHFGLPLLVGMSRKSMIGQLLHVSPEQRVAGSVACAVIAAMQGAQIVRVHDVRETVQAMRIVEATLSAKKG
- the glmM gene encoding phosphoglucosamine mutase, which gives rise to MSNRKYFGTDGIRGKVGDTPITPDFVLKLGWAAGKVLARHSSGKVIIGKDTRISGYMLESALEAGLAAAGLSASFTGPMPTPAIAYLTRTFRAEAGIVISASHNPFYDNGIKFFSTDGTKLPDHVEEAIEAEMEKPLTCVDSAELGKASRIVDAAGRYIEFCKGTFPAELSLSSLKIVVDCANGATYHIAPSVMRELGAKVIAIGCEPDGMNINEGCGATDVTLLQQRVLEEKADLGLAFDGDGDRIIMVDNQGNKVDGDQILYIIAREALRQGQLRGGVVGTLMSNMGLELALKQLGIPFARAKVGDRYVLEKLKEKGWRTGAENSGHVILLDKTTTGDGIVAGLQVLTAMVRNHMSLHDLCSGMKLLPQILVNVRFSGEGDPLQDVEVKRITAEVENQLAGKGRVLLRKSGTEPLIRVMVEGEDAALVESLANRIAEAVKAV
- the secG gene encoding preprotein translocase subunit SecG, which codes for MYDALLVIFLIVAIGLVGLVMLQQGKGADMGASFGAGASGTLFGSSGSGNFMTRMTAILAALFFVISLILGNMSTNKSQKGSEWENLSQPAKTEQTTAPAAPTGPSSDIPK
- the rimP gene encoding ribosome maturation factor RimP; the encoded protein is MSTLEQKLTEMISAPVEALGFELVGIEFVRARQSTLRIYIDSEDGINVDDCADVSHQVSAVLEVEDPITVAYNLEVSSPGLDRPMFTAEHYQRFIGDEVSVVLRMAMQNRRKWQGIIKAVEGEMITVTVDGKDEVFALSNIQKANLVPHF
- the nusA gene encoding transcription termination factor NusA, whose translation is MNKEILAVVEAVSNEKSLPREKIFEALETALSTATKKKYEQEIEVRVTIDRKTGDFDTFRRWVAVDEVTQPTREITLEAAQYEDPSIELGDYIEDQIESVTFDRITTQTAKQVIVQKVREAERAMVVDAFREQEGEIVTGVVKKVNRDSIALDLGSNAEAVILREDMLPRENFRSGDRIRGVLYAVRPEARGAQLFVSRSRNEMLVELFRIEVPEIGEELIEIKAAARDPGSRAKIAVKTNDKRIDPVGACVGMRGARVQAVSSELGGERIDIILWDDNPAQFVINAMAPADVASIVVDEDKCTMDIAVEASNLAQAIGRNGQNVRLASQLLKQHRGDDKWELNVMTADDLQAKHQAEAHAAIETFTKYLAIDEDFATVLVEEGFSTLEELAYVPVNELLEIDGLDEDTVDALRERAKEALTTLALAQEESLGDNKPAEDLLNLAGLERSMAFKLAAIGVCTLEDLAEQGVDDLTDIEGLNDEKAGELIMAARNICWFGDNA